In one Nocardioides sp. NBC_00368 genomic region, the following are encoded:
- a CDS encoding alpha-ketoglutarate-dependent dioxygenase AlkB translates to MDFQGTLFAPTDDETTETTYERIHLDRGAWVDVARGWLPDPDDVFAALVHDVPWREERRQMYDRVVDVPRLLHTYLQGDPLPHPRLAEARGRLTAHYLPELGEPFVTAGCCYYRNGNDSVAWHGDRIGRGRSNDTMVAIVSVGDPRRLALRPQGGGKGMSIEMGHGDLVVMGGSCQRTWEHAIPKVSSAGPRISVQFRPRNVF, encoded by the coding sequence GTGGACTTCCAGGGAACACTCTTCGCCCCCACCGACGACGAGACCACCGAGACGACCTACGAGCGGATCCATCTGGACCGCGGAGCCTGGGTGGACGTCGCCCGCGGCTGGCTGCCTGATCCCGACGACGTCTTCGCGGCCCTGGTCCACGACGTCCCATGGCGCGAGGAGCGTCGACAGATGTACGACCGCGTCGTCGACGTGCCCCGACTCCTGCACACCTACCTGCAGGGCGACCCGCTCCCCCACCCGCGGCTCGCCGAGGCCCGCGGCCGCCTCACCGCTCATTACCTGCCCGAGCTCGGCGAGCCGTTCGTGACCGCGGGCTGCTGCTACTACCGCAACGGCAACGACTCGGTCGCCTGGCACGGCGACAGGATCGGTCGCGGTCGCAGCAACGACACGATGGTCGCGATCGTCTCCGTCGGCGACCCGCGCCGTCTGGCGCTGCGGCCCCAGGGCGGCGGCAAGGGCATGAGCATCGAGATGGGCCACGGCGACCTGGTCGTCATGGGCGGCTCCTGCCAGCGCACCTGGGAGCACGCCATCCCCAAGGTCTCCTCCGCCGGCCCCCGGATCTCGGTCCAGTTCCGGCCCCGCAACGTCTTCTGA
- a CDS encoding GntR family transcriptional regulator produces the protein MYTYALLMVRSVDGERSLKHVQIREYVRELVIGESPGASAPSERELVQKFSVARATVRQALDALVADGLLVRIPGRGTFVARPPRAQSPVLGFSEEMARRGMQASSETLLLGREKAGPTIARALAIKEGAAVVHWRRLRRGDGVPICIEDVYLDEAIVPGMLERTTPTSLYAELARRHMRPSWVDDTFRADVANIEEATLLGLSVGVPVLRRQRKSVAGDRYVEVCRSVYRADRYALHLQLGPS, from the coding sequence GTGTACACCTACGCTCTGCTCATGGTCCGGTCGGTCGACGGTGAGCGTTCGCTCAAGCACGTCCAGATCCGGGAGTACGTCCGGGAGCTGGTCATCGGGGAGAGCCCGGGTGCGTCCGCGCCCTCGGAGCGCGAGCTGGTCCAGAAGTTCAGCGTCGCCAGGGCGACCGTGCGGCAGGCGCTCGACGCGCTCGTCGCCGACGGTCTGCTGGTCCGGATCCCGGGCCGGGGCACGTTCGTGGCGCGTCCGCCGCGGGCGCAGAGTCCGGTGCTCGGGTTCAGCGAGGAGATGGCTCGCCGGGGGATGCAGGCTTCCTCCGAGACGCTGCTGCTCGGCCGGGAGAAGGCCGGGCCCACCATCGCGCGTGCGCTGGCGATCAAGGAGGGCGCGGCCGTCGTCCACTGGCGGCGTCTGCGCCGCGGCGACGGGGTGCCGATCTGTATCGAGGACGTCTACCTCGACGAGGCGATCGTGCCCGGGATGCTCGAGCGCACCACGCCGACCAGCCTCTACGCCGAGCTTGCCCGCCGGCACATGCGCCCCTCGTGGGTCGACGACACGTTCCGAGCCGACGTGGCCAACATCGAGGAGGCCACGCTGCTCGGCCTCTCGGTCGGTGTGCCTGTGCTCCGCAGACAGCGGAAGTCGGTCGCAGGGGATCGCTACGTCGAGGTCTGCCGCTCGGTCTATCGCGCCGACCGCTACGCGCTGCACCTGCAGCTCGGCCCCTCCTGA
- a CDS encoding DUF4031 domain-containing protein, whose product MQPVILIDPPNVPSRGRMWSHLASDTSYEELHAFASRMGIPARGFDRDHYDVPAEAYDDMVAAGAVEVTSRALVSALLAAGLRRRKPR is encoded by the coding sequence ATGCAGCCTGTGATTCTGATCGATCCGCCGAACGTGCCGAGCCGTGGCCGGATGTGGTCGCACCTGGCCAGTGACACCTCCTACGAGGAGCTGCACGCCTTCGCGAGCCGGATGGGGATCCCGGCCCGCGGGTTCGACCGGGATCACTACGACGTGCCGGCCGAGGCGTACGACGACATGGTCGCCGCCGGTGCGGTCGAGGTCACCTCCCGAGCGCTGGTCTCCGCACTCCTCGCGGCCGGCCTGCGCCGCCGCAAACCCCGATAG
- a CDS encoding MFS transporter produces MSFQTYADLWRIPDVRRILVLGLFLRIPMPASSVIVTLHVVGPLDRSYAEAGLVSTVLAIAMAISGPWLGRLLDRLGLRRTLLLPLAILPIAWSIAPWVGYLPLIALIAVAGLFTVPSWSIVRQVVLRSVEPGQRTAALSADAIMTELAFMVGPVIGVLSASYLGTSWALLVTQWLGIAAAIVLWLLNPSITEGEPAVPSDAVPSDSGVPARRFALPSWVSPGVVLLLAGTFTASLILIAEDLGTVAAMRDFDRTALLGLVMAIWALGSLVGALVYGALNRHPSAAVMLVLLGATTVLTAFAWDTISFAALLLLSGFFCAPTLTAALEAITSRVPSTVRGEVMGWHGSAITLGSAVGAPTAGFAIDLIGWQGGFVLGGGLGLLIAAAIWLTVRRMSTPSAEASVPPGEKSPAPAE; encoded by the coding sequence GTGAGCTTCCAGACGTACGCCGACCTGTGGCGGATTCCTGACGTTCGCCGCATCCTCGTGCTGGGTCTGTTCCTGCGGATCCCGATGCCGGCGTCCTCTGTCATCGTGACCCTGCACGTGGTCGGCCCGCTGGACCGCTCCTACGCCGAGGCCGGCCTGGTCTCGACGGTGCTGGCGATCGCGATGGCGATCTCAGGGCCCTGGCTCGGCCGGCTCCTCGACCGCCTCGGCCTGCGGCGTACGCTCCTGCTGCCGCTGGCCATCCTCCCGATCGCCTGGTCGATCGCGCCCTGGGTCGGCTACCTTCCGCTGATCGCGCTGATCGCCGTCGCCGGGCTCTTCACCGTGCCGTCCTGGTCGATCGTGCGCCAGGTCGTGCTCCGCTCGGTCGAACCCGGGCAGCGCACCGCGGCGCTCAGCGCCGACGCAATCATGACGGAGCTCGCCTTCATGGTCGGGCCGGTGATCGGCGTGCTCAGCGCCAGCTACCTCGGCACCTCGTGGGCGCTGCTGGTGACCCAGTGGCTCGGGATCGCTGCGGCCATCGTGCTGTGGCTGCTCAACCCGAGCATCACCGAGGGCGAGCCGGCCGTACCGAGCGACGCGGTCCCCAGCGACTCCGGTGTCCCGGCTCGCCGCTTCGCACTTCCGTCGTGGGTCAGCCCGGGCGTCGTACTCCTCCTCGCCGGCACCTTCACCGCCTCGCTCATCCTCATCGCCGAGGACCTCGGCACCGTCGCCGCGATGCGCGACTTCGACCGCACCGCCCTCCTCGGCCTGGTGATGGCGATCTGGGCCCTCGGTTCCCTGGTCGGCGCGCTCGTCTACGGCGCGCTCAACCGCCACCCGTCCGCCGCGGTGATGCTCGTCCTGCTGGGCGCGACCACGGTGCTCACCGCGTTCGCCTGGGACACGATCTCGTTCGCCGCGCTGCTCCTGCTCAGCGGCTTCTTCTGCGCGCCGACCCTGACCGCGGCGCTCGAGGCGATCACCAGCCGCGTCCCCTCGACCGTACGCGGCGAGGTGATGGGCTGGCACGGCTCGGCGATCACCCTCGGCAGCGCCGTCGGCGCACCCACCGCCGGGTTCGCCATCGACCTGATCGGCTGGCAGGGCGGGTTCGTCCTCGGCGGCGGGCTCGGCCTGCTCATCGCGGCGGCCATCTGGCTCACCGTGCGTCGGATGTCCACCCCTTCGGCCGAGGCGTCGGTCCCGCCGGGCGAGAAGTCGCCCGCGCCGGCCGAGTAG
- a CDS encoding HD domain-containing protein encodes MELPRHWPLPEATDLLGEVLAAYDEPTRRYHDRRHLSEVLDRIEELREEGERFDALTVTLAAFFHDSVYDGERDAEERSAAWAEDALAAYLEADVVAEVARLVRLTETHDPEPDDHSGRVLSDADLAILAAPAERYEEYVATVREEYQHLSDEEFRDGRAQVLERLLEKESLFSTPFARISWEAAARANISAEMETLTTYLSPDR; translated from the coding sequence ATGGAGCTCCCTCGACATTGGCCGCTGCCAGAGGCGACCGACCTTCTCGGTGAGGTTCTGGCGGCGTACGACGAGCCGACCCGCCGCTACCACGACCGCCGGCACCTCTCGGAGGTGCTGGACCGGATCGAGGAGCTGCGGGAGGAGGGAGAGCGCTTCGACGCGCTGACCGTCACCCTGGCGGCCTTCTTCCACGACTCCGTCTACGACGGGGAGCGGGACGCCGAGGAACGCTCGGCAGCCTGGGCCGAGGACGCGCTGGCCGCCTACCTGGAGGCCGACGTGGTCGCCGAGGTCGCCCGGCTGGTGCGGTTGACCGAGACCCACGACCCGGAGCCCGACGACCACAGCGGCCGAGTGCTCTCCGACGCCGACCTGGCGATCCTGGCGGCCCCGGCGGAGCGCTACGAGGAGTACGTCGCGACGGTCCGTGAGGAGTATCAGCACCTGTCCGACGAGGAGTTCCGCGACGGTCGCGCCCAGGTTCTGGAGCGGCTGCTGGAAAAGGAGTCGCTCTTCTCGACACCCTTCGCGCGGATCAGCTGGGAGGCCGCCGCGCGGGCCAACATCTCGGCCGAGATGGAGACCCTCACCACATATCTGTCACCTGACCGATAA
- the serA gene encoding phosphoglycerate dehydrogenase has product MKALLLENIHPVAVENLEKAGFEVELRSKSLSEDELVADLPGVTLLGIRSNTHITPRVLDAATDLKAIGCFCIGTNQVDLTEAAERGVAVFNAPYSNTRSVVELVIGYIISLARRLPEKTEKMHAGVWDKSAKGSHEVRGRTLGIIGYGNIGTQLSNVAEALGMYVIFYDIADRLAHGNARRMKSLDALLAEADVVSIHIDGRPGNLGMFGEEQFAKMKPRSLFINAARGFLVDNDALRKHIESGHIAGAALDVFPIEPKAQGDAFESPLQGLDNVILTPHVGGSTQEAQEEIGWFVSGKLRDFIGSGSTALSVNLPAVQPPPMAEGSRLALLHDSVPGVLAELNNLLASEGVNVTGQYLATSGETGFVVTDVTSVPPTTLEKIAGNPHTRWVRAYHA; this is encoded by the coding sequence ATGAAGGCGCTGCTCCTGGAGAACATCCATCCCGTCGCTGTCGAGAACCTCGAGAAGGCCGGCTTCGAGGTCGAGCTGCGCAGCAAGTCCCTCTCCGAGGACGAGCTGGTGGCCGACCTGCCCGGCGTGACGCTGCTCGGCATCCGCTCCAACACCCACATCACCCCGCGGGTGCTGGACGCGGCCACCGACCTCAAGGCGATCGGCTGCTTCTGCATCGGCACCAACCAGGTCGACCTGACCGAAGCCGCCGAGCGCGGCGTCGCCGTCTTCAACGCCCCCTACTCCAACACCCGCTCGGTCGTCGAGCTGGTCATCGGCTACATCATCTCCCTGGCCCGACGGCTGCCGGAGAAGACCGAGAAGATGCACGCCGGCGTCTGGGACAAGTCCGCGAAGGGCTCCCACGAGGTCCGTGGCCGCACGCTCGGCATCATCGGCTACGGCAACATCGGCACCCAGCTGTCCAACGTCGCCGAGGCACTGGGGATGTACGTCATCTTCTACGACATCGCCGACCGCCTCGCCCACGGCAACGCACGCCGGATGAAGTCCCTCGACGCGCTCCTCGCGGAGGCCGACGTGGTCTCCATCCACATCGACGGACGCCCGGGCAACCTGGGCATGTTCGGCGAGGAGCAGTTCGCGAAGATGAAGCCGCGCTCGCTCTTCATCAATGCCGCACGTGGCTTCCTGGTCGACAACGACGCGCTGCGCAAGCACATCGAGTCCGGACACATCGCCGGCGCCGCGCTCGACGTCTTCCCGATCGAGCCCAAGGCCCAGGGCGACGCCTTCGAGAGCCCGCTCCAGGGTCTCGACAACGTCATCCTGACCCCCCACGTGGGCGGCTCCACGCAGGAGGCCCAGGAGGAGATCGGCTGGTTCGTCTCCGGCAAGCTGCGCGACTTCATCGGCTCCGGTTCGACCGCCCTGAGCGTCAACCTGCCGGCCGTCCAGCCCCCGCCGATGGCGGAGGGCTCGCGACTCGCGCTGCTGCACGACAGCGTCCCCGGCGTGCTCGCCGAGCTCAACAACCTGCTCGCCTCCGAGGGCGTCAACGTGACCGGTCAATACCTGGCCACCAGCGGCGAGACGGGCTTCGTGGTCACCGATGTGACCAGCGTGCCGCCCACGACGCTGGAGAAGATCGCGGGCAACCCGCACACCAGGTGGGTGCGCGCCTACCACGCCTGA
- a CDS encoding L,D-transpeptidase family protein — MKMVKRALIAGALAALLATTFAACATEPAAAPEASASTAGSSSASPSPSATPTPTPSAKPKPRPKPSPTSGPRLFGKGDSGDDVRDLQARLKQIGWFNAGVTGFYGNVTTEAVSGFQAKRGIAVTGFVDQTTLDRLHAMTREPTAAELTDAPPPVPAGKLDPRCLTGRVMCIDKSTSMLRWVIGGTVQMSVEVRFGSQELPTREGQFSVFAKSRDHVSSIYKTPMPFAMFFSGGQAVHYSPDFAANGYNGASHGCVNVRDYGAITSLYDQVNIGDGVVIYWS, encoded by the coding sequence ATGAAGATGGTCAAGCGGGCATTGATCGCGGGGGCGCTCGCCGCCCTGCTGGCAACCACGTTCGCAGCATGCGCCACCGAGCCGGCCGCCGCCCCCGAGGCCAGCGCCTCGACCGCCGGCTCCTCCTCGGCGAGCCCGTCGCCGAGCGCCACGCCCACCCCGACTCCCAGCGCGAAGCCCAAGCCCAGGCCGAAGCCGTCCCCCACCTCGGGCCCGCGGCTGTTCGGCAAGGGCGACAGCGGCGACGACGTACGTGACCTGCAGGCGCGCCTGAAGCAGATCGGATGGTTCAACGCCGGCGTGACCGGGTTCTACGGCAACGTCACCACCGAGGCCGTCTCCGGATTCCAGGCCAAGCGCGGCATCGCGGTCACCGGCTTCGTGGACCAGACGACCCTCGACCGGCTCCACGCGATGACCCGCGAGCCGACCGCGGCCGAGCTGACCGACGCCCCGCCCCCGGTCCCGGCGGGCAAGCTCGACCCGCGCTGCCTGACCGGCCGGGTGATGTGCATCGACAAGTCCACCTCGATGCTGCGCTGGGTGATCGGCGGCACGGTGCAGATGAGCGTCGAGGTGCGGTTCGGCTCGCAGGAGCTGCCCACCCGCGAGGGCCAGTTCTCGGTCTTCGCCAAGAGCCGCGACCACGTCTCCTCCATCTACAAGACCCCGATGCCGTTCGCGATGTTCTTCTCCGGCGGCCAGGCGGTCCACTACTCCCCCGACTTCGCCGCCAACGGCTACAACGGCGCCTCCCACGGCTGCGTGAACGTGCGCGACTACGGCGCCATCACCTCGCTCTACGACCAGGTGAACATCGGCGACGGCGTCGTCATCTACTGGTCCTGA
- a CDS encoding exonuclease domain-containing protein — MTTTEPRGRSEARGNRRGFAVLDVETTGLDPYRDRVIQVAIRQIAADGTAESEWETLVNPGAGVDPGPVEVHGLTSAHLAGAPPFRDVAAMIAERLAGRVFVAHNAAFDWAFVAVESDRAGVRLEVLDWLCTMRFAKALALDVPDKSLATIAAYYAVEQLKAHDAGDDTRVAAEILLRELADADRAGLTLPLVACNSARHRLKRTVRRWFSRLARPSR, encoded by the coding sequence GTGACCACCACCGAACCGCGCGGCCGAAGCGAAGCCCGGGGCAACCGACGGGGCTTCGCGGTCCTCGACGTCGAGACCACCGGGCTCGACCCCTACCGCGACCGCGTGATCCAGGTGGCGATCCGCCAGATCGCCGCGGACGGCACCGCCGAGTCGGAGTGGGAGACGCTGGTGAACCCGGGCGCCGGCGTCGACCCGGGGCCGGTCGAGGTCCACGGCCTGACCAGCGCCCATCTCGCGGGCGCCCCGCCCTTCCGGGACGTCGCCGCCATGATTGCCGAGCGCCTCGCCGGCCGGGTCTTCGTGGCCCACAACGCCGCGTTCGACTGGGCGTTCGTGGCCGTGGAGTCCGACCGTGCCGGTGTGCGGCTGGAGGTCCTGGACTGGTTGTGCACGATGCGGTTCGCGAAGGCGCTCGCCCTCGACGTGCCGGACAAGTCGCTGGCCACCATCGCCGCCTACTACGCGGTCGAGCAGCTGAAGGCGCACGACGCCGGTGACGACACCCGGGTGGCCGCGGAGATCCTGCTGCGCGAGCTGGCCGACGCCGACCGGGCCGGCCTCACGCTGCCGCTGGTCGCGTGCAACAGCGCGCGACACCGGCTGAAGCGAACCGTGCGCCGCTGGTTCAGCCGCCTCGCTCGACCATCTCGTTGA
- a CDS encoding DUF2087 domain-containing protein, with product MTRATWQPRPDDAETLRRFFGKDGRLLTIPSKHVKKLVVLNQLAQSFELGKVYPEREVNEILGRFHEDVAALRRYLYEEGFMMREGGFYWRDGGSVDI from the coding sequence GTGACCCGCGCGACCTGGCAGCCCCGACCCGACGACGCCGAGACCCTGAGACGGTTCTTCGGCAAGGACGGGCGGCTGCTCACGATCCCGTCGAAGCACGTCAAGAAGCTGGTCGTGCTCAACCAGCTCGCGCAGTCCTTCGAGCTCGGGAAGGTCTATCCCGAGCGGGAGGTCAACGAGATCCTGGGCCGCTTCCACGAGGACGTCGCCGCCCTGCGCCGCTACCTCTACGAGGAGGGGTTCATGATGCGCGAGGGCGGCTTCTACTGGCGCGATGGCGGGAGCGTCGACATCTGA
- a CDS encoding TIGR01777 family oxidoreductase encodes MKIVIPGGTGQVGGVLRRAWSTRGHEVVVLSRHPEVLEDGVRHRLWDGRTIGPWAEEIDGADVVVNLAGRTVSCRYTAANLTQMMDSRVESTRVVGEAIARAADPPNVWLQMSTATIYAHRFDAPNDEATGIIGGDEPDVPGYWEFSTRIAKHWEAEQAAAATPQTRKVALRSAMVMSPDKGGVLDVLLTMARLGLGGPVAGGEQFVSWIHERDFVRACDLLIERADISGPVNMAAPGSLPQRDLMRVLRTEAGMPIGLPATAWMAEIGAWVMRSDTELLLKSRRVAPGRLLEAGFEFELPEWEAAARDLVARARRRRNHSHRAHAGSTMDG; translated from the coding sequence ATGAAGATCGTGATCCCCGGCGGAACCGGCCAGGTCGGAGGCGTCCTGCGACGTGCCTGGAGCACTCGCGGACATGAGGTCGTGGTGCTCTCCCGCCACCCGGAAGTACTGGAGGACGGCGTACGCCACCGCCTCTGGGACGGCCGCACGATCGGTCCGTGGGCCGAGGAGATCGACGGCGCGGACGTGGTGGTCAACCTCGCGGGCCGGACGGTCAGCTGCCGCTACACCGCTGCCAACCTGACGCAGATGATGGACTCGCGGGTCGAGTCGACCCGGGTCGTCGGCGAGGCCATCGCGAGGGCGGCCGACCCGCCGAACGTCTGGCTGCAGATGAGCACCGCGACGATCTACGCCCACCGCTTCGACGCGCCCAACGACGAGGCCACCGGCATCATCGGCGGCGACGAGCCGGACGTGCCCGGCTACTGGGAGTTCTCGACGCGCATCGCCAAGCACTGGGAGGCCGAGCAGGCCGCGGCGGCGACCCCGCAGACCCGCAAGGTGGCGCTCCGCTCGGCGATGGTGATGAGCCCCGACAAGGGCGGTGTCCTCGACGTACTTCTCACCATGGCCCGCCTCGGCCTCGGCGGCCCGGTCGCCGGCGGCGAGCAGTTCGTCTCGTGGATCCACGAGCGGGACTTCGTACGCGCCTGCGATCTGCTCATCGAGCGCGCCGACATCTCCGGGCCGGTGAACATGGCGGCCCCCGGATCGCTGCCCCAGCGCGACCTGATGCGCGTGCTGCGCACGGAGGCCGGGATGCCCATCGGGCTGCCCGCCACCGCCTGGATGGCCGAGATCGGCGCCTGGGTGATGCGTTCGGACACCGAGCTGCTCCTCAAGAGCCGGCGCGTCGCCCCGGGACGGCTGCTCGAGGCGGGCTTCGAGTTCGAGCTCCCCGAGTGGGAGGCGGCCGCCCGCGACCTCGTCGCCCGAGCACGGCGGCGGAGAAACCATTCGCATCGCGCGCATGCGGGGAGCACGATGGACGGGTGA
- a CDS encoding TetR/AcrR family transcriptional regulator, with product MNPTKAKLMSAVTDLLKEDGIAGVSARAVADRAGVNQALVFYHFGTVMDLVDQACRAATDEAAASYRDELAEVTSLSELLALGRVLHERERAAGNITVMSQLLAGAQRDKTLAETGRYAMGRWNEEIEAAVARALEGSPVESVVDAPGLSRAISSAFVGLLMYDGVDRPGADSAFAALEQLGSLVEVIEDLGPAARLVLRSRLKGRG from the coding sequence ATGAACCCCACCAAGGCCAAGCTGATGTCGGCGGTCACCGACCTGCTCAAGGAGGACGGGATCGCCGGTGTCTCGGCGCGGGCGGTCGCCGACCGGGCGGGGGTCAACCAGGCGCTGGTCTTCTACCACTTCGGGACCGTCATGGACCTGGTCGACCAGGCGTGCCGGGCGGCGACCGACGAGGCGGCGGCGTCCTACCGCGACGAGCTCGCCGAGGTGACCTCGCTGAGCGAGCTGCTGGCGCTCGGGCGGGTTCTCCACGAGCGGGAGCGAGCCGCGGGCAACATCACGGTGATGTCGCAGCTGCTGGCCGGTGCGCAGCGGGACAAGACGCTGGCCGAGACAGGTCGCTATGCGATGGGCCGGTGGAACGAGGAGATCGAGGCCGCGGTCGCCCGTGCGCTCGAGGGGAGCCCGGTCGAGAGCGTGGTGGACGCGCCCGGCCTGTCGCGCGCGATCAGCTCGGCGTTCGTCGGCCTGCTCATGTACGACGGGGTGGACCGCCCCGGCGCCGATTCGGCCTTCGCCGCCCTCGAGCAGCTCGGCTCGCTCGTCGAGGTCATCGAGGATCTCGGCCCGGCGGCCCGGCTCGTGCTTCGCTCCCGGCTCAAGGGCCGCGGCTAG
- a CDS encoding DUF1905 domain-containing protein: METWEFEAELWPWKGETDAWIFVTAPPEVTEEIREASVATGPPRGFGSVRVEARIGTTIWRTSVFPGQEGYALPIKKAVRRKEDLQVGDRALVSITLV, from the coding sequence ATGGAGACCTGGGAGTTCGAGGCCGAGCTGTGGCCGTGGAAGGGCGAGACCGATGCCTGGATCTTCGTGACCGCTCCGCCCGAGGTCACCGAGGAGATCCGGGAGGCGTCGGTCGCGACCGGCCCGCCCCGCGGCTTCGGTTCGGTGAGGGTCGAGGCGCGGATCGGCACGACCATCTGGAGAACGTCCGTCTTCCCAGGTCAGGAAGGCTATGCGCTGCCGATCAAGAAGGCCGTACGCCGCAAGGAGGACCTCCAGGTCGGCGACCGCGCGCTCGTGTCCATCACCCTCGTCTGA
- a CDS encoding pyridoxamine 5'-phosphate oxidase family protein, translating into MADPRSLDQRLADTRARLENDVDLWIASAHDDQPWLVPISFVWWEGEIWIASMGGARTQRNLSASPAVRLALGELRDVVIIDGRAEVEPMERTPPRVLEIYAAKQGGDPSRWADSLIRVRPTKVQAWREENELEGRHLMRNGRWLDEGGSDGS; encoded by the coding sequence ATGGCTGACCCTCGCTCACTCGACCAGAGACTCGCCGACACCCGCGCCCGTCTGGAGAACGACGTCGACCTGTGGATCGCGTCGGCGCACGACGACCAGCCGTGGCTGGTGCCGATCTCCTTCGTGTGGTGGGAGGGCGAGATCTGGATCGCGAGCATGGGCGGGGCGCGTACGCAGCGGAACCTCTCCGCCTCGCCGGCCGTGCGTCTCGCGCTCGGCGAGCTGCGCGACGTCGTGATCATCGACGGTCGCGCCGAGGTCGAGCCGATGGAGCGTACGCCGCCGCGGGTCCTCGAGATCTACGCGGCCAAGCAGGGTGGCGACCCGAGCCGCTGGGCCGACAGCCTGATCCGGGTCCGGCCGACCAAGGTCCAGGCCTGGCGCGAGGAGAACGAGCTCGAGGGACGTCATCTGATGCGGAACGGCCGCTGGCTGGACGAGGGTGGGTCGGATGGAAGCTGA